GTTCAACCTCACGATCATCGCCGCGCTGCTGACGATCGTCGGGTACTCCATCAACGACACGATCGTCGTCTACGACCGGATCCGGGAGAACCTCGGGCGCTACCGCGACAAGAGCCTCTACGACGTCATCAACATCAGCACGTCGCAGATGCTCTCGCGCACCATCATGACCTCGGGCACCACGCTGCTCTCGGTCAGCGCCTTCTTCATCTGGGGCACCTCGGTCATCCGCGACATCAGCTTCGCGCTCTTCATCGGCATCCTGATCGGCACCTACTCGTCGATCTACGTCGCCGCGCCGCTCACCGAGTGGATGGACCGCCGCTTCTTCAGCAAGGCGAAGGCCCGGGCCCGCCGCGCTCGCTCGAAGCAGCGCAAGAAGGCCTGAGCCCGCTCGCGCAGGATGAGAGACAGGACGAGAGAAGGGTGGTGAGGTCGAGAGGCCCGCCACCCTTTTCGCGATCTGCGTCAGTCGCCCCCACGGCACGCCGTCCCCACGGATCGATGCCGTTTTCCAGCGCCGACGCCGCCGTATCGAGGGAGAGCCCTACCCAGCCGGGGGGCCATGGTTCATGGTCGGCGGCCATGGAACCCGCCGTCTCGAGCCCGTCCCCCGACTCCTCCGCCGCGTCCGAGACCGAGACCGCCGTCGGCAGCAAGGCAGGGTATCGGCTGCGAAAGGGCGACCTCGCGGCGGCCAAGGAGCTGGGCGCGGCCTGCGACGTCGGCCCGGCCACCGCCCAGGTCATGTTGCACCGCGGCGTCACCGGCCCGGAGGACGGGCGCGACTACCTCATCCCGCGCCTCGCGGGGCTCACGCCGCCCGACGCCATGGCGGACCGCGACGCGGCGGCCGAGCGCCTGGCCCACGCCGTGCGCACCCGCGAGGTGGTCGCGATCTTCGGCGACTACGACGTCGACGGCACCACGAGCGCGGCCATCCTCGGCGGCATCCTCGGGGCGCTCGGGGCCGACTGCCGCTGCCTCGTCGCCAACCGCTTCGAGGGCGGCTACGGCTTCAGCGAGCCCGCGCTCGCCCGCGCGCTCGAGACCGGCGCGAGCCTGATCGTCACCTGCGACTGCGGCTCGAGCGACCACCCGCGCATCGCCGCGGCCCGCAAGCGCGGCGTCGACGTGATCGTGGTCGACCACCACCTGGTGCCGGACGAGCCGCTCCCCGCCAACGCCTTCCTCAACCCGCACCGGCCCGACTGTGGCTTCCCCTACAAGGGCCTCTGCAGCGCGGGGCTGGCCTTGAGCGTGGGCGCGGCGGTGCGCGCGGCGGTGAACAGCAAGCTCGACATCCGGCCCTGGCTGGATCTGGTCGCGCTGGGCACGGTGGCCGACGTGGCGCCGCTCGACGGCGACAACCGCCGCCTCACCAAGGCGGGGCTCGTCGCGCTCGCCTCGTCGCGCGCGCGGCCCGGTGTGCTCGCGCTGCGCGAGGCGGCCCGCATCCGGCATGGCTCGCCCATCGGCGGCGTCGACGTCGCCTTCCGCATGGCCCCGCGCCTCAACGCGGCCGGGCGGCTGGGCGACCCGGCGATCACCTTGAAGCTGCTCCAGGCGGCCACGCTCCAGGAGGCGCGCATCCTCGCCGCGCAGATCGAGCAGATCAATCAGGAGCGTCGGGCGCTGCAGGAGGCGATCACCGCCGAGGCCATCGCGCAGGTCCGCGAGGTCTACGGGGAGAAGGTCGACGGCGGCATCGTGCTCGCGGCCGAGGGCTGGCATCGCGGCGTGGTCGGCAT
The Sandaracinaceae bacterium genome window above contains:
- the recJ gene encoding single-stranded-DNA-specific exonuclease RecJ, giving the protein MEPAVSSPSPDSSAASETETAVGSKAGYRLRKGDLAAAKELGAACDVGPATAQVMLHRGVTGPEDGRDYLIPRLAGLTPPDAMADRDAAAERLAHAVRTREVVAIFGDYDVDGTTSAAILGGILGALGADCRCLVANRFEGGYGFSEPALARALETGASLIVTCDCGSSDHPRIAAARKRGVDVIVVDHHLVPDEPLPANAFLNPHRPDCGFPYKGLCSAGLALSVGAAVRAAVNSKLDIRPWLDLVALGTVADVAPLDGDNRRLTKAGLVALASSRARPGVLALREAARIRHGSPIGGVDVAFRMAPRLNAAGRLGDPAITLKLLQAATLQEARILAAQIEQINQERRALQEAITAEAIAQVREVYGEKVDGGIVLAAEGWHRGVVGIVAARVVERFEAPTVVIGLEDGVGHGSCRTPDGFSIYDAVAACRGHLSKFGGHAAAAGLSLSAARLDAFRAQFDDVCRATRAALPPLDARPWIDVVLGDGYPLPSASELAALEPVGEGNAEPQFLLDEAAVDDIRVVGQGHLKLQLRVGDTGLSAFGWEMGDLAGEIGAKVSLHGSLRPDTYRGGGAIELRIGGLA